A stretch of the Enoplosus armatus isolate fEnoArm2 chromosome 13, fEnoArm2.hap1, whole genome shotgun sequence genome encodes the following:
- the LOC139295447 gene encoding methyltransferase-like protein 27 produces MGDVAVLGYDAPSHVANTISSHFTGDREAAVVLDVACDTGLVAKQMKKDGFGHFVGIDGCTGMLEEAQKKELYEDLKQCILVEQLLPVQKGSFDVVVMCGALTVDHVAVSVVRELCSACKPGGYVCMTSRHGSDNLEYKASLERELKQMEEEEGLWSCVAVTEVENWARAVSADGDSFVSGFVYLYKKV; encoded by the exons ATGGGG GATGTGGCTGTTCTGGGCTACGACGCACCAAGTCATGTAGCAAACACCATCTCCTCCCATTTCACTGGTGATCGTGAAGCAGCTGTCGTGCTGGATGTGGCCTGCGATACAGGACTGGTGGCAAAGCAG ATGAAAAAGGAtggttttggacattttgtggGCATTGATGGATGCACCGGTATGTTGGAGGAGGCCCAAAAGAAAGAGCTGTACGAAGACCTCAAGCAATGCATTTTGGTAGAACAGCTTCTACCTGTCCAAAAAG gatCATTTGACGTGGTTGTGATGTGTGGAGCACTGACTGTGGATCACGTTGCTGTAAGTGTCGTCAGAGAGCTGTGCAGCGCCTGCAAACCAG GTGGCTACGTTTGTATGACATCCAGACATGGCTCTGATAATCTGGAATACAAAGCTTCCCTGGAGCGTGAGCTgaagcagatggaggaggaggaggggctcTGGAGTTGTGTAGCTGTCACTGAGGTGGAAAACTGGGCAAGAGCTGTGTCGGCGGACGGGGACAGCTTCGTATCTGGTTTTGTGTACCTCTACAAGAAAGTGTAG
- the LOC139294824 gene encoding claudin-like protein ZF-A89, which produces MASAGLQILGIFLATIGFLGDIIICALPMWKVSAFIGNNIVTAQTFWEGLWMNCVMQSTGQMQCKVYDSMLALPRDLQAARALVVISILVVFMGILLAVAGGKCTNCIEDDVAKSKVAITAGVFFIVGGILCLIPVSWSANAVIRNFYNPIMSDAQRRELLFFGKMRTQLVGVCLAIIGFLGTILICGLPMWKVTAFVGANIVTAQVFWEGLWMNCVIQSTGHSQCKAYDSVLALPQELQASRALICVSIAVSVVAIGLTVVGARCTNFYRDDWLTKANVGTAGGVVFILAGLLCIIPVSWSAHSIITGFYNPLATEGRRGELGASIYVGWASGALLIIGGGVLCSTYRC; this is translated from the exons ATGGCATCTGCAGGTCTTCAGATCTTGGGCATCTTTCTGGCGACGATCGGCTTCCTGGGAGACATCATCATCTGCGCTCTGCCCATGTGGAAGGTGTCGGCTTTCATCGGGAACAACATTGTGACGGCGCAGACCTTCTGGGAGGGCTTGTGGATGAACTGCGTGATGCAGAGCACTGGACAGATGCAGTGCAAGGTCTACGACTCCATGCTGGCTCTGCCCCGTGACTTGCAGGCGGCACGGGCCCTGGTTGTGATCTCCATCCTGGTTGTCTTCATGGGAATCCTGCTTGCCGTCGCAGGAGGGAAATGCACCAACTGCATTGAAGATGATGTGGCCAAGAGCAAGGTAGCTATCACTGCGGGGGTGTTCTTCATCGTCGGTGGTATCCTGTGCCTGATCCCGGTGTCCTGGTCCGCCAACGCGGTGATCAGGAACTTCTACAACCCCATTATGAGCGACGCACAGAGGCGGGAGC ttcttttttttggcaaaatgcGGACTCAGCTCgttggtgtgtgtttggcaaTCATCGGCTTTCTTGGCACCATCCTTATCTGCGGACTGCCCATGTGGAAGGTGACGGCCTTTGTTGGGGCAAACATCGTCACTGCTCAGGTCTTCTGGGAAGGTTTATGGATGAATTGTGTGATCCAGAGCACGGGGCACTCGCAGTGTAAGGCCTACGACTCCGTTCTGGCTTTACCACAGGAACTGCAGGCTTCCAGGGCTCTGATCTGTGTCTCCATCGCTGTCAGCGTTGTGGCCATCGGGCTCACTGTTGTCGGGGCCCGCTGCACCAACTTCTATCGTGACGATTGGCTGACCAAAGCTAATGTCGGCACGGCTGGAGGTGTGGTGTTCATATTGGCAGGGCTCCTGTGTATTATTCCTGTCAGCTGGTCGGCTCACAGCATCATCACAGGTTTCTACAACCCCTTGGCCAccgaggggaggaggggagagctgGGGGCCTCCATATATGTGGGATGGGCGTCTGGAGCCCTGCTCATCATTGGAGGAGGGGTGTTGTGTAGCACCTACAGATGCTGA
- the LOC139294825 gene encoding claudin-4-like, whose product MASMGMQMLASALCLLGWAGVIISCILPMWRVTAFVGSTIVTSQTIWEGIWMTCVVQSTGQIQCKPYESLLALTADLQAARALTVLAITTGAVGLILAFIGGKCTRFLDEEGGGVKGKVAVAAGAVLIATGLLCLIPTSWAAGAVVRKFYSASIDAQRREIGACLYIGWGASILLILGGGLFISSACPLKAHDADKSPSVRYLVVRSTNGSNQPGSHRSRAPPAKSQPFPRSQSYEGASTKPQLYTRPPWEDGPAQGSGQESESLWAPSTKSQMKRPESTKSEHSDVPSTKSQLKRAEMEDNLSVKSENDASSNPTRTYL is encoded by the coding sequence ATGGCCTCCATGGGGATGCAGATGCTGGCCAGCGCCCTGTGCCTCCTGGGTTGGGCAGGCGTCATCATCAGCTGCATACTACCCATGTGGCGGGTCACGGCCTTCGTGGGCAGCACCATCGTCACCTCCCAGACCATCTGGGAGGGCATTTGGATGACCTGTGTGGTCCAGAGCACAGGGCAGATCCAATGTAAACCTTATGAGTCTCTCCTTGCTCTCACCGCTGACCTGCAGGCCGCCAGGGCTCTCACCGTCCTCGCCATCACTACAGGCGCCGTGGGCCTCATTCTTGCCTTCATTGGAGGGAAGTGCACTCGCTTTTTGGATGAAGAAGGAGGCGGGGTTAAGGGCAAGGTGGCTGTAGCAGCAGGGGCAGTGTTGATTGCCACAGGGCTGCTGTGTTTGATTCCCACATCGTGGGCGGCCGGAGCCGTGGTGAGGAAGTTCTACAGCGCCTCCATAGATGCTCAACGGAGGGAGATCGGAGCCTGTCTCTACATCGGCTGGGGAGCATCCATCCTGCTCATTCTGGGAGGTGGTTTGTTCATCAGCTCAGCATGCCCCCTCAAAGCCCACGACGCAGATAAGAGCCCCTCTGTTCGCTACCTGGTGGTCCGCTCCACCAACGGGTCCAACCAGCCAGGTTCTCATCGCAGCAGAGCACCACCAGCAAAGTCTCAGCCGTTTCCCAGGTCTCAAAGCTACGAGGGAGCCTCAAcaaagcctcagctgtacaCAAGGCCTCCCTGGGAGGACGGGCCTGCGCAGGGCTCAGGGCAGGAGTCAGAAAGCTTGTGGGCACCATCAACAAAGTCTCAGATGAAAAGGCCGGAGTCGACAAAATCCGAACACAGCGATGTGCCATCTACAAAGTCTCAGCTGAAACGAGCAGAAATGGAGGATAATTTATCAGTCAAGAGTGAAAATGATGCATCCTCAAATCCAACGAGAACATACCTATaa
- the LOC139294778 gene encoding uncharacterized protein — protein sequence MRVVLGLLLLLLGLCASVAQGEGGGLGEVSEFQKTAQRDAVEESIKQTAKQTNPDIWAEVRALRNMVVELKVELRNMEARVKDSESQVNELKAELMVTKVHVELLQLDNSVQATELNSLETRLTATESKTSDLEKEDADLQTRLSSSESELLVSKSRIDQLERANAEKPKVAFYTALTNAGLVGPYNTDMILKYSKVFTNIGNAYNPATGFFTAPVKGVYSLQFTMCGHRAGYMGVYVYKNNQMIMFNVEFKEEADFESFTNSVVLELIAGDEIHLVLPPGQSLFDSVNNHSTFSGSLLFPL from the exons ATGAGGGTTGTTCTtggtttgctgttgttgctgctcggtctgtgtgcatcagtggctcagggggaggggggaggcctCGGTGAGGTCAGCGAGTTTCAGAAGACAGCTCAGAGAGATGCAGTTGAGGAATCGATCAAGCAGACTGCAAAGCAAACCAATCCTGACATCTGGGCAGAGGTGAGGGCACTGAGAAACATGGTGGTGGAGCTCAAGGTGGAGCTGAGGAACATGGAGGCCAGAGTGAAGGACAGTGAGAGCCAGGTGAATGAACTGAAAGCTGAGCTGATGGTCACCAAGGTGCacgtggagctgctgcagctagATAATTCTG TCCAAGCCACAGAACTGAACTCTTTGGAAACTAGACTGACTGCCACCGAGAGCAAAACAAGTGACCTAGAAAAAGAGGATGCAG ACTTGCAGACCAGACTGAGTAGCAGTGAGAGCGAACTTCTTGTTAGCAAGTCCAGGATTGACCAGCTGGAGAGAGCAAACGCAG AGAAACCAAAGGTGGCCTTTTACACAGCTCTGACTAATGCTGGACTTGTTGGACCATACAACACAGACATGATCCTGAAATACAGCAAGGTCTTCACCAACATTGGCAATGCTTACAATCCAGCTACAG GTTTCTTCACAGCACCAGTCAAAGGGGTCTACTCTCTCCAGTTCACTATGTGTGGTCACCGCGCAGGTTatatgggtgtgtatgtgtacaagAACAACCAAATGATTATGTTTAATGTGGAGTTTAAGGAAGAAGCGGATTTTGAGTCCTTCACTAACTCTGTTGTCTTGGAGCTGATAGCAGGAGATGAAATTCACCTGGTTCTCCCTCCAGGCCAGTCTCTTTTTGACAGTGTAAATAACCACAGCACCTTCAGTGGCTCCCTTCTCTTCCCACTGTAA
- the LOC139295599 gene encoding methyltransferase-like protein 27, whose translation MSAVGNTFENVKAVILAAHDSTTSEEKVNFYNSWAKNYEQDVAVLDYRAPSLAANSISSHFHGDREAAVVLDVACGTGLVAKQMKRHGFGHFVGIDGSKTMLELARESGLYQDLKQSMLGEEPLSVQWGLFDVVVIVGALSFGQVSVKWVRELCKSTKPGGYVCMTTRSNRDNVEYKAALERELKQMEEEGLWTCVEVAEVEDWERAVSEQEDGYISGAVYLYKKLQHIA comes from the exons ATGTCAGCAGTCGGtaacacatttgaaaatgtcaaggCGGTTATCTTAGCAGCTCATGACAGCACCACATCAGAAGAAAAGGTCAATTTCTACAACTCCTGGGCAAAGAACTATGAACAG GATGTGGCTGTTCTGGACTACCGCGCGCCAAGTCTGGCAGCGAACAGCATCTCCTCCCATTTCCATGGCGATCGTGAAGCAGCTGTCGTGTTGGATGTGGCCTGCGGCACAGGACTGGTGGCCAAACAG ATGAAGAGACATGGATTTGGACATTTTGTGGGTATTGATGGAAGCAAGACAATGTTGGAGTTGGCCAGAGAGAGCGGGTTGTACCAGGACCTGAAGCAGTCCATGCTGGGAGAGGAGCCGCTATCTGTCCAGTGGG GTTTGTTTGATGTTGTTGTGATCGTTGGAGCACTGAGTTTTGGTCAGGTCTCTGTTAAATGGGTCAGAGAGTTGTGCAAGTCCACCAAACCAG GTGGCTACGTTTGCATGACAACCAGAAGTAACCGTGACAATGTGGAATACAAAGCCGCCCTGGAGCGTGAGCTGAagcagatggaggaagaggggcTCTGGACTTGTGTAGAGGTCGCTGAGGTGGAAGACTGGGAGAGAGCGGTGTCAGAGCAGGAGGACGGCTATATATCTGGTGCAGTGTACCTCTATAAGAAACTACAGCACATTGCATGA
- the LOC139294827 gene encoding claudin-4-like — MVSAGKQILGLALAIIGFLGSIIICALPTWKVTAFIGANIVTAQVIWEGLWMNCVTQSTGQMQCKVYDSLLALPQDLQAARALVVMAIITGVFGILLGVVGGKCTNFVEDERQKSKVAIASGVIFIIAGLLVLIPVCWTANTTIRDFYNPIMTNAQRRELGASLYIGWGCAGLLLLGGGLLCSSCPPRDENNYDVKYAKARSMESSKAYV; from the coding sequence ATGGTGTCCGCTGGAAAACAGATTCTGGGTTTGGCCCTGGCCATCATCGGCTTTCTGGGGAGCATCATCATCTGTGCTCTCCCCACCTGGAAAGTCACAGCCTTCATTGGTGCCAACATCGTCACCGCTCAGGTGATCTGGGAGGGTTTGTGGATGAACTGTGTGACCCAGAGTACAGGCCAGATGCAGTGCAAAGTCTATGACTCTCTCCTGGCCTTACCTCAAGACCTGCAGGCTGCCAGAGCACTCGTCGTCATGGCCATCATCACTGGCGTCTTTGGAATCCTTCTTGGCGTGGTCGGGGGCAAATGCACCAACTTTGTGGAGGACGAAAGGCAAAAGAGCAAAGTGGCCATTGCGTCTGGAGTCATCTTCATCATCGCAGGCCTCCTGGTGCTAATCCCCGTCTGCTGGACCGCCAACACCACCATCCGTGATTTCTACAACCCTATCATGACCAACGCTCAGAGGAGGGAGCTGGGGGCCTCGCTCTACATCGGCTGGGGCTGCGCGGGGCTGCTGTTGCTGGGTGGGGGCCTCCTCTGTAGCTCTTGTCCCCCCAGAGATGAGAACAACTATGATGTGAAGTACGCCAAGGCTCGCTCTATGGAGAGCAGCAAGGCCTACGTTTAG
- the LOC139295446 gene encoding claudin-4-like — MGGHGRQIGGLALVLMGVLGLCLACGLPMWRETSFVGANVVTAQSVWDGLWLHCILQATGQMQCKRHTTSITLTPDIQAGRVLTLLSILAGLLGFIVTLLGGGVANCSGAPPDPLEPPTSSATRKKVLKLFKVCLLGGALCVLSGILCLVSVSWSAGTTISVYNDPLVTAALKREVGSSIYIGWASSVLLLLGGALICFICGEKERPPPSYYSYMPYSTNTQLSSSRMATLRSDDVRSNSSRMFDRPAASRMVEHVAQVHDHNSLNKAQSGVGLYNQETQAGSEQGMFGRNPSNRSGTPDKGRGLFMGMKPNLVRDVPSRATAVQSEYYYNMP, encoded by the exons atggGGGGGCATGGCAGGCAGATCGGGGGCCTGGCACTGGTTCTCATGGGTGTTTTAGGATTGTGTTTGGCGTGTGGACTGCCAATGTGGCGTGAGACATCTTTTGTGGGAGCAAATGTTGTGACTGCTCAATCG gtGTGGGATGGTCTGTGGTTACACTGCATCCTTCAGGCCACAGGTCAGATGCAGTGCAAGAGACACACAACATCCATCACTTTGACCCCTGACATCCAGGCTGGACGTGTGCTCACATTGCTCTCCATCCTCGCCGGCCTCCTGGGCTTCATTGTCACCCTCCTCGGAGGAGGCGTAGCCAACTGTAGTGGAGCTCCACCTGACCCCTTAGAGCCTCCGACCTCTTCTGCCACCAGAAAGAAGGTGCTGAAGTT GTTCAAA GTGTGTCTTCTGGGAGGAGCTCTGTGTGTCCTGTCTGGCATCCTGTGCCTGGTTTCAGTCAGCTGGTCAGCAGGAACAACTATCTCAGTCTACAATGACCCCTTGGTGACTGCGGCCCTGAAGAGAGAAGTGGGCTCCTCTATCTACATAGGCTGGGCCTCCTCCGTGCTGCTCCTGCTCGGCGGTGCTCTGATCTGCTTCATTTGTGGGGAGAAGGAGAGACCTCCACCTTCCTACTACTCCTACATGCCGTACAGCACCAACACGCAGCTCAGTTCATCCCGCATGGCCACTCTGAGGTCTGATGATGTGAGATCAAACAGTTCGAGGATGTTTGACCGTCCTGCGGCAAGTAGGATGGTAGAGCACGTAGCCCAAGTGCATGATCACAACTCCCTGAATAAAGCTCAGAGTGGGGTTGGGCTGTATAATCAGGAGACACAAGCAGGATCGGAGCAGGGGATGTTCGGCCGTAATCCGTCAAACAGATCAGGGACACCAGACAAGGGGAGGGGCTTATTCATGGGAATGAAGCCAAATCTGGTGCGTGATGTTCCCAGCAGAGCCACAGCAGTGCAGAGTGAATATTATTACAATATGCCCTAA